The Faecalibacter bovis genome includes the window GATTGGCATTTCATATAATTGACCTTCGATTGGACCTTTACCATCGATAGGATTTCCTAACATATCTACTACACGTCCTAACATTCCTTCACCAACATTGATCGAAGCAATTTTATTAGTACGTTTTACAGTATCACCTTCTTTGATTCCTGTAGACGTTCCGAAAAGTACAATACCTACGTTATCTTCTTCTAAGTTTTGTACCATTCCCTCTAAACCATTAGAGAACTCTACTAACTCACCATATTGAGCATTATCTAACCCATAAACGCGAGCAATACCATCCCCAACACTTAGAACGGTTCCTACTTCTGCTAATTCAACTGCTGAATCGAAGCTAGAAAGTTGTTGTTTTAAAATAGCTGAAACTTCAGCTGGATTTATTTCTGGCATCTTTGAAATATTTAATATTTAGGAATGTAATCTTTATTTAAAAATTCTTTTTTAAGTGAAGTTAATCTTGATTTAATTGATGAATCGATTTGAGTATTACCTACTTTTAAAACGAAACCTCCGATTAAAGAAGCATCAATTTTATTCACAACTTTCACTTGTGCATTTGCATCTAAACCTTCTTTCGCTTTAGCTACAATTTTGTCAATTGTTGGTTGATCCAACTCAACAGCTGAAGTAATTTCTGCTGTTACAATATTATTCATAATATCATAAATCGTGATAAATTGTTCAGCGATTTTTGATAAAATGTTTTCTCTTCCTTGTTTTACAACTAATGAAATGAATTTTTGAGAAGTTGGAGAGAAACTAGCAAAAATTTGTGCTAATGTTGTTTCTTTCACTTTAACATCTAAAATAGGTGAGTTTAAAAAAACTTTTAAATCATCACTTTTATTAATAATGTTAATCACTTCATTCATCTCAGCATAGACAAGGTCAGTTTGATTCGCCTCTAAAGCGTATTGCATCAAACCTTTAGCATATCTATTTGCTGCTCTGAATCCTGCCATGATTAGTTGAATTTAACTTGATCAATAACTTGATTTACTAAAGCTTCTTGAGCTGGTTTGTCAGCTAATTCTTTAGATAAAATTTTCTCTGCAATTTCGATTGATAATTGACCAACTTGGTTTTTGATATCAGCCATCGCAGCTGCTTTTTCGTTAGAAATTGCTGTTTTAGCAGATTCGATTAAACGGTCAGCTTCAACTTGAGCAGTAGATTTTGCTTCGTTAACGATTTTATCTTTCATTTCACGAGCTTCTTTTAAAATCGCATCACGCTCAATTTTAGCTTCTTTGATTAATCTTTCGTTTTCTGCATTTAATGCTACTAATTTTTCTTCTGCTTTCTTAGCTGCATTTAAAGCATCTTCGATAGATTTTTCTCTTTCAGTAACTGCAGATAAGATTGGTTTCCAAGCTACAGATCTTAAGATTACTAATAAGATGATAAAAACAATCGCTGTCCAAAAAATCAGACCAACCGAAGGAGTTATTAAATCCATTGTATGTTTTATTTGATATGTTTAATTTTTACTTTAATTTTTTAATAAGAATTAGCTTCTATAACCAACCGTTACAGAAGCTAAATTCCTTTCAATTCTTATCCGTTACCTAATAACGCAACTACGATTCCGAATAAACCAGCACCCTCGATTAAGGCTGCAGCGATAATCATAGCTGTTTGAATTTTTGAAGCTGCTTCTGGCTGACGAGCGATACCTTCCATAGCTGAAGAACCGATTTTACCGATTCCGAAACCTACTCCTAATACTGCTAATCCAGCTCCTAAAGCTGCAATACTTCCTGAAATTGCCATAATAATATGATTTAGATATATTAAAAAATTATTTTTTTACTTTTTTGTCCTTCTTGTATTCTACTTCTTAGTGTGCATCGTGGTGTTCGTGTTCTGCTGTTGCAGTTCCGATGAATAATGCTACTAACATTGTAAATACGAATGCTTGTAATACCGCTACTAATAACTCTAAACAGTAGATAAATAATGCTAATGGTAAAGAACCACCTGCCATAAATTCTGTTTGGAAGATAAAGATTAACGAAATTAATGATAAGATAATGATGTGACCTGCTGTAATATTAGCAAATAAACGTACCATTAAGGCGAATGGTTTAGTCACAATACCGATTAACTCGATAGGAGCTAATAAGATTTTCACTGGTACTGGTACACCAGGCATCCATAACATGTGCCCCCAGTATTCTTTGTTTCCTGATACATTAATTACAATTAATGCAATTAAAGCTAAAACAAATGTTACTGCAATATTACCTGTAACGTTTGCTGCACCTGGTAATAAACCTAATAAGTTATTAACCCAAATGAAGAAAAATAACGTTAATAAGTAAGGCATATATTTAGCATACTTTTTCTCTCCAATATTTGGAATTGCAACTTCGTCACGAATAAAGATAATAACTGGCTCTAAGAAACCAGCGATTC containing:
- the atpH gene encoding ATP synthase F1 subunit delta — its product is MAGFRAANRYAKGLMQYALEANQTDLVYAEMNEVINIINKSDDLKVFLNSPILDVKVKETTLAQIFASFSPTSQKFISLVVKQGRENILSKIAEQFITIYDIMNNIVTAEITSAVELDQPTIDKIVAKAKEGLDANAQVKVVNKIDASLIGGFVLKVGNTQIDSSIKSRLTSLKKEFLNKDYIPKY
- a CDS encoding F0F1 ATP synthase subunit B, whose translation is MDLITPSVGLIFWTAIVFIILLVILRSVAWKPILSAVTEREKSIEDALNAAKKAEEKLVALNAENERLIKEAKIERDAILKEAREMKDKIVNEAKSTAQVEADRLIESAKTAISNEKAAAMADIKNQVGQLSIEIAEKILSKELADKPAQEALVNQVIDQVKFN
- the atpE gene encoding ATP synthase F0 subunit C; translation: MSGSIAALGAGLAVLGVGFGIGKIGSSAMEGIARQPEAASKIQTAMIIAAALIEGAGLFGIVVALLGNG
- the atpB gene encoding F0F1 ATP synthase subunit A, translated to MKFSALLTFLMLFTFGFANAASTVTDAKTFSELVQKEKQAKAEEMAQVKAGDKTFNPVPTIMHHIGDAHEWHLWGEGDNSVSIPLPIILWDDNGLNVFMSSKFHHGEDIVESNGNHYVLYHEKVYKTDANGAISFDEAGYLANEKPLDFSITKNVASMLLSFVILILVFSTVASNYKKGDLVPKGIAGFLEPVIIFIRDEVAIPNIGEKKYAKYMPYLLTLFFFIWVNNLLGLLPGAANVTGNIAVTFVLALIALIVINVSGNKEYWGHMLWMPGVPVPVKILLAPIELIGIVTKPFALMVRLFANITAGHIIILSLISLIFIFQTEFMAGGSLPLALFIYCLELLVAVLQAFVFTMLVALFIGTATAEHEHHDAH